The Acidobacteriota bacterium genome contains the following window.
AGTAGCCGAAACATACACGCTGACGATGAAATCGTTCCAATTGGCTGAAAAATTCCGGACACCGGTCATCCTTCTCACGGAAAAGGATCTGGCGCAGACGAGGGAGTCTGTCGAGATCTCAGAGATGAAAAGGATTGAAGTGCTAGCAAGAAAGTCCGCTTCCACGCAGGGAGAGTTCCTGCCGTACAAGTTCAATGCCTTGAGCGATATCCCCGCGTTTTCGCCCATCGGTGGGAAGTATCTCGTGAGATTCACGACTTCCATCCATGACGAGAAAGGCGAGCTGACGATCGATCCGGTTAAGATCGATAGGAAGCTGCGCCATCTCGAACGAAAGATCATGGATGCCGTTGATGATATCTCCATAGTGGACGCGGACATCCAAGAGGGTGCGGAAACGCTTATTATCAGTTACGGCGTCACGGCGCGGTCGGTGGATGAGGCAATTATCACGGCAAGGCAGAACGGCAAAAAAGTCTCCTCGCTTGCCGTTCTTTCCCTCTGGCCTGTTCCTGAAAAGGAGATCCACAGACATCTTGCCGGCATCAGAAGAGTCGTCGTCGCCGAGCAGAATCTCGGCCAATACAGGATTGAGATCGAGAGAATCTTTC
Protein-coding sequences here:
- a CDS encoding pyruvate flavodoxin/ferredoxin oxidoreductase; its protein translation is MKDFLDGNEAVVRGAIDAGCDFFAGYPITPATQILLGMIRELPRVGGVAIQAEDEIASMGFCIGASMTGKRPMTATSGPGMSLYSENIGLAIMGEVPLVIVNVQRMGPATGGATTGAEGDVQFMRWITSGGYPLIVLCPRTVAETYTLTMKSFQLAEKFRTPVILLTEKDLAQTRESVEISEMKRIEVLARKSASTQGEFLPYKFNALSDIPAFSPIGGKYLVRFTTSIHDEKGELTIDPVKIDRKLRHLERKIMDAVDDISIVDADIQEGAETLIISYGVTARSVDEAIITARQNGKKVSSLAVLSLWPVPEKEIHRHLAGIRRVVVAEQNLGQYRIEIERIFHVKNPKSNDKVRESRDENSGRNDGEVIGVNKVTGEIITPQEILERAKLL